The nucleotide window tttggtggaatccgGATACACCGCGTCCCATCGGATACATCCCGATACATCACACGTTTCAATTTCGGAGAGTTTCGATACATCACGTAAAGTAATGTATAGGAGAGTAGAAActttgtaattatttcaaattgtaggaatttttagagaatatggtaaaataagttatgtatttaggtaattttttctattaaacAAACCAAATAAGTTCATGTACAagattagttaaaataaaaaagaaaaaaagaagccCTAATTATAGGAGTAATTCTAGGGTGTATAgacaaagtaaaataaaatttactttttaaagtaaGAACCACAAATTAAGGACATGCAAAAATCACGCTGTagactttttaaaattcattgtaATAGAACTGCATGTTACGCAAAAGCAAAGATTAAATTAGTGCATCTTGGACAGAAAAGTCATCAGTTGCAAAAGAGTAAAGGTTCAGTTAATCGACGCTATTAGCGGGTGACTTTCTCATGAATCATGTGGAGTTGCAAAACTCTGAAGCAACCGTGCTCTTCAAATTCAGGTGGTGGAAGGGCTAGCGGCTGTTTTTCGCGAATTCAGTTGCTAACTAAATTTTATAGATAAGGAATGAATACACCCAAGTTGTAACAAGATTGCCTTCAAGGAAGAAGATTGTAACAAATTAACATTAAGAATGAAATCGATTGCGATAACCTAGGTCCTATCTTCAACATTGCTTAAATATGCTACAAACAAGTCATTCCAGATATCTGTAAGTCCTGGTAAGCACCAGTGCATGCAATCATCATGTTTCTTCCCACCTGCTGTAGACGGATGGGCATCAGCTCTAAACTCACTCATATGAGATATGTCCAGTATATGAAATTTAGTGCCTTCAAAGGCCCTGTATAGATGCTGGTTCACAAGGCGAACCTCCACATTTGTTCCGTTATTTTTAAGGGAAAAGAGTTCCTCCACCTGGAAAACAGAACACAAAGGGATAACTTTCAGTGACCTATTACTTAGAGTGAAGTGGAGCCAGAAGTGCTCAGTTGCAGGTGAAAGCAATTTTAACAGTTAAGAGGGCAAAGAATAAGTGTATTCCAACAATAACGGGGGTTGCCTGACACTTGGTAAACTACGGatagtttttcttcttttatagtTAAAACTATTTAAATGGAGAAAGTTACCTCTTGAGGTGAGAGAGGCTGTGACCGCTGGCAAGAGCCACCTTGGTCCCAGTCACCTCCTTCAAAATGCCTTGGAGATTGGGTTCGCATGAACACTGTGGTGGCAGGTCGCATCCTTTTGTCCACATAAGATATCTAGTAGAAACAACACACAAAGAAGCTTAGAGAAGAAGCACAAGTAAACTTCTGAAGCATCACAGAGACTAAAGTTTCTGAAGGGGCCTGAAGAAAAGGATAGAACAGTACCATATGCTTTAATACCATATCAAGCCCCCTGTCGGGGGACAGTGGAGGCACCACAGGATCGCCCTTTTCAAAGAAAAGCATGGGTGACTTTACTGGATCAAACTTTGAAGGAGCCCACCACCTTACAGAAGAACGGAAAGCAAGATAAGAAATCACTAATCAGTACGAAAAAATAATCAACGAAAACAAATTACTTAAAGATGCAATAACTTAAGCTAACAGAATCCTgatcaaaagaaaattgaagcTAACAGAATGTCAATTCAAAATTCCAGCGGACACCTGAATCCTGATGACAGATAAAATCCACCACCTTGGGCCATAAACATCATGTTAAGAAACTATAGGTACTGAGATGCCTGACTCGGCATCAATAATTCTATAAACACATTGTAATAAACCTGAAGAATCAGAGTCCATACAAGGCAACTCTTAGTGGTTCATGAATTTCACCCATTGATGATCAATCACTTCTAATTTGGAAACTGAAGATCTATTATGGATCATCAGGAGGATGTCAACACAATTGAAGGCTACAAGAACAGTAAAAACAGCAATTAGCGAAGAGCTGTACAGAACCTGTGGGGTGAGAACATAAAACAATGGGATGTAATTAGGTGACCATACCCCTCAAACTGCTCCTTGTTTTCTTCCCTTCCACTTTATCTTTGGTCAATCTCTTTTTGCCATCTAGAATAATCACCAAAAATCAAATGGCAACACTGAACAATTTTCCTAGATCTCATTTAATGTGGAGGTTGTCTCTCTTTATTACTTTCTTTTATAAGTAATTTAAgtctctttactctttactaacTGATGGGCTGAATATATCTGTGTATTCTATCATAGTTTAGAAGGTTGTGCTTAAATGATATTCTGATCACAGTACCCTACTAATTGCTATATATTTCCTCATTTATCAGAATATCCAAACATGTGCATGCTACAACATTTCACCATTGAGAACTTCCATCCAATGAGAAGTTTTACAATTGGATATTTGTTTAACTTATTTGGTAGATTTTACAACTCGAAATGCAGGAAACATAAGTTCACTTGTTTTGTTAAACTGGTACCTCCCATGGCTTTTAGGACATCATGACAATGTGCTTTTCTTTCCCATTGGTAAATCTTGAGGATCCACAGACAATAGAAGAAGAGAATGAATAAACCGAGTTTTGGCTCCTTCTTGCAAATTCGCACAAAATGATTAGAGTTAATTCCATCAACATGGGTGAaaaaaattactccctccgtccctttttagttgtccactttagaaatggcacacagattaaggcaacaatgattagcacagtgaagttacaattttacccttatgacaacttttcacttcaaaattacaaccacttatttgaattaaagtgaaataaattggagggaaacaacatacacttttacaattttcaagaagtgtaaataagggtataataggaaaaaatttgttgtcctttcttgatttgtcaaaatggacaactaaataggaacaaccaaaaaaggaaatatggacaagtaaatagggacggagggagtactagaGTTAATCCCATCAAACAGGGAGTTAGTATACCACTTGGTCAGAGCCAAAGATGCTACACTAAACAGACCATCAAGTATTAACCATGTCAAATTCACTTTTCACAGAAGCAAAAGTAGCCTCGACGTTCACACCAAAGGAATCTtattatacaagaaaatagcCTTACCAGTGACCCGTGTTAAAGATGAGAATGTCGTGGAAACTTGGAGCTTCCGCCCATGTTCCTTCTGGTACATCAACATCAACTCTATAACCCTCCTTATATCCTAGAGATTCCAGTACCCCTCCATTGGCATTGGCTGACCACctatataataacaaatataGAGAGTATATATGAAACCATGCAGAATGGAAAACTAGTTGATAAGTTACTTAAGAACTTGGAATTGAGATTCAGCAGCAAGCCATTATCACCCATAAGATCCAGAAAACCACACTTACGAACTTAGACAAGAATTTATCAATTACTTAAGTCTTGAGTCATACAGGCATAAAACCACCACCAACAATTTTCTGTTACAAATCTTGAGTCATACTGGCATAAAACCAGAACATTCTTGGTGTGTAACTAACAAAAACATCCTTACTAATTATATTTCCAATGCAGTTTGTTATACAAACTAGGCATACTCTAGTATCATCTACGTATTACTAGAGAAAACCTTCGAACCATAGAATCATATTTATGAAACATCAAAATCCCAATGGTTAGCCATAAACTACTACGTTCCATGATTTAACCATGAACACATAAGAAACAGTTTCTTCATGAGTAACAAAGTACACTGCTACAACTGAGTAGATTCAGAAACCAACAACAGCAACATACCCCGTGAATTTTCACAAGTGGAGatgagtgtacgcagaccttacatGTACCTCGTGGAGATAGAGAGGTTGCTTCCTAAAGACCCTTGGCTCAAGTAACACATAACAAATCTTGAATCACTAAGAAAACTTGAAACTTGTTTCCGTCTCCAATTTTCCTCAATATTTAACTAAATGACTCACATAGATAAGAGAATAAAAATCCATGATCAACAGTGTACACTTCCTCAGTATAATTCTGTGAAAAACTAATTGACAACTTCACTTCTACCCTATCACGCCTTGGGAAAAATAATGTCACAAGATGCACATGCATATTGTAATTGAGATAAGTAACAGCAAAACTGTTACGGTCACAAGAAAAAGCAGATGTCTAAATGATGGTTCTAAATTCTGATCTGCATGACAGAAAACAGCCGTGTTGCCTAGTCTAACAATCTGTCGAATAACATGACTAAAACTACATTAACAGANNcggagctccaatgtgggctccggacaccgggtgggaaaccaaaaaaaaaaaaacaaagtacACTGCTACAACCGAGTAGACTCAGAAACCAACAACAGCAGCATACCCCGTGAAtttccacaagtggggtctagaGATGATTGTACGCGGACCTTACCTGTACCTCGTGGAGATAGAGAGGTTGCTTCCTAAAGACTCTTGGCTCAAGAAACACATAACAAATCTTGAATCGCTAAGAAAACTTGAAACTTGTTTCCATCTCCAATTCTCCTCAATATTTAACTAAAGGACTCACATAGATAAGAGAATACAAATCCACGATCAACAGTGTACACTTCCTCGGTATAATTCTGTGAAAAACTAGTTGACAACTTCACTTCTACACTATCACGCCTTGGGAAAAATAATGTCACAAGATGCACATGGCACATTGTTATTGAGATAAGTAACAGCAAAACTGTTACGGTCACAAGAAAAAGCAGATGTCTAAATGATGGTTCTAAGTTCTGATCTGCATGACAGAAAATAGCCGTGTTGCCTAGTCTAACAATCTGTCGAATAACATGACTAAAACTACAGTAATAGATGTGAAATAACTTATCAAATCTTACCTACCATAACGAGCCAATAGATTTGTCCGATGATATGAGATAGTAAGGTTATACTTCAGAAAGGTAAAACCACGATCAGCTCCAGCAGGGCGCCACTTTTTGACATCACCTGACACCCGCTTTAGAGTGCAGAAAAGTGAAACA belongs to Solanum stenotomum isolate F172 chromosome 1, ASM1918654v1, whole genome shotgun sequence and includes:
- the LOC125853538 gene encoding protein trichome birefringence-like 13, yielding MANQWKKLKQPSSLSLSPSCLFLSLLSFASFFLFFSLFNTSSQSNSVKNKVLYSKSCNFTDGQWIYDPSINSPRYDNSCKEIYKGWSCIGSKKTNALDIVKWRWKPYQCDLPQFDPLSFLHRFRDTNIGFVGDSLNRNMFVSLFCTLKRVSGDVKKWRPAGADRGFTFLKYNLTISYHRTNLLARYGRWSANANGGVLESLGYKEGYRVDVDVPEGTWAEAPSFHDILIFNTGHWWWAPSKFDPVKSPMLFFEKGDPVVPPLSPDRGLDMVLKHMISYVDKRMRPATTVFMRTQSPRHFEGGDWDQGGSCQRSQPLSPQEVEELFSLKNNGTNVEVRLVNQHLYRAFEGTKFHILDISHMSEFRADAHPSTAGGKKHDDCMHWCLPGLTDIWNDLFVAYLSNVEDRT